One part of the Paenibacillus silvisoli genome encodes these proteins:
- a CDS encoding serine hydrolase domain-containing protein → MKKHFTASPEAQGMDSAKLAHVFDEIIGGKFCETHGVYAARGGELVFETYFYPYTSDTRHNVFSVTKSLTSALIGIAIKQGLLEGVHRRVFDFFPEHAGLNTDARKDALTIEHVLTMTGGFAWEDGSDLRACVSSGDWAGYVLSRPMAEEPGTVYCYNTGGSHLLTAILNKVIGMPTAVFAERYLFGPLGITEYYWSTDPQGILTGGFGAHLKPSDMVKFGQLYLNEGLWQGSRIVTDEWVRTSTRKWTDNGYGYHWWVFEEERRYAASGYGGQYVHVVPDANLVVAVTNGGGYELPIGLFTGAIVSDGPLPANPEAQALLEMRALLAEQAPVTTTIGLPDMAKRITGRTLRFEPSRCGIETLMFDFEPGRPLEGDVVIGIGGVVQRYSFGLDNRYRVSVVRPNIDVPADGIALVHDFATLLPRLLPAYTVGRRGSWLDESTFVLHNEGMETGFRQQMTFRFDGDSDVFSVEVGIPSYEDVYTVAAKWDGSDGRA, encoded by the coding sequence ATGAAGAAGCACTTTACGGCATCTCCTGAAGCGCAGGGGATGGATTCCGCCAAGTTAGCGCACGTGTTCGACGAGATTATCGGCGGGAAGTTTTGCGAGACGCATGGCGTTTATGCGGCGCGGGGCGGAGAGCTCGTATTCGAAACGTACTTCTACCCGTACACGAGCGATACGCGGCATAACGTATTTTCGGTGACGAAGAGCTTAACCTCCGCGCTCATCGGCATTGCGATCAAGCAAGGACTGCTTGAAGGCGTCCACCGGCGCGTGTTCGATTTCTTTCCCGAGCATGCCGGGCTCAATACGGACGCCCGGAAGGACGCGCTCACGATCGAGCATGTGCTGACGATGACCGGCGGCTTTGCGTGGGAGGACGGAAGCGATTTAAGGGCTTGCGTGTCGAGCGGCGATTGGGCCGGTTACGTGCTCAGCAGGCCGATGGCCGAAGAGCCGGGTACCGTTTACTGCTATAACACGGGCGGGTCGCATTTGCTGACGGCGATTTTGAATAAAGTCATCGGCATGCCGACCGCCGTGTTCGCGGAGCGTTACTTGTTCGGCCCGCTCGGCATTACCGAGTATTACTGGAGCACCGATCCGCAGGGCATCTTGACCGGCGGCTTCGGCGCTCATTTGAAGCCGTCGGACATGGTCAAGTTCGGCCAGCTGTACTTGAACGAAGGGCTCTGGCAAGGCAGTCGCATCGTCACGGATGAATGGGTTCGGACGTCGACGCGCAAATGGACGGACAACGGTTACGGCTACCACTGGTGGGTATTTGAAGAAGAGCGCCGATACGCCGCTTCCGGCTACGGCGGTCAGTATGTTCACGTCGTGCCCGATGCGAATCTTGTCGTGGCCGTCACCAACGGGGGCGGCTATGAGCTGCCGATCGGCCTGTTCACGGGCGCGATCGTTTCGGATGGTCCGCTGCCTGCGAACCCTGAAGCGCAGGCGCTGCTGGAGATGCGGGCTTTGCTCGCCGAGCAGGCGCCCGTCACGACGACGATCGGGCTGCCCGACATGGCGAAACGGATCACGGGTCGGACGCTGCGGTTCGAACCGAGCCGGTGCGGCATCGAGACGCTGATGTTTGATTTTGAACCGGGTCGGCCTTTGGAAGGGGACGTTGTCATAGGTATCGGAGGAGTCGTTCAGCGGTATTCCTTCGGGCTTGATAATCGTTACCGCGTCAGCGTCGTTCGGCCAAACATCGACGTACCGGCGGATGGGATCGCATTGGTGCACGATTTCGCCACGCTGCTGCCGCGCCTGCTTCCGGCGTACACGGTCGGGCGCCGAGGCAGCTGGCTGGACGAGTCGACGTTCGTCCTGCATAACGAAGGCATGGAGACGGGCTTCCGGCAGCAAATGACGTTCCGTTTTGACGGAGATAGCGATGTGTTTTCGGTTGAAGTCGGCATCCCTTCGTACGAGGATGTCTATACGGTTGCGGCTAAATGGGATGGGAGTGACGGTCGAGCATGA
- a CDS encoding helix-turn-helix domain-containing protein, which translates to MRLRGLYLIKLVLSCLLIAVFCGGVASIYYYIESNQLMNKELKQRHEGMLEQVRDNIDFKLENAIQSIFTLKSSSELLNYSRSDGEDAYVNTQVYNRLRAHFAVFSRLGYEIDVLRRGAQTVITPENTVGVDNYLAERGLDANVVLQKLSAMTISQTLNVYSLQSFKTESKASGDDEVNLVFMLKENGVVNVYYFVSFKNTTLFPQGGNDSYSLSIGDEQLVSKGPWSAADAGSVSSNTYALASKRLPEWKVSYLPEVPVSSAEEKQLKTKSVLVALITIVVGAVFAIMIAYMTYRPVRRTLRQVIGDSLNEQSSIADSQDEFGMIRNITSTIRRSNQELSTELHRYREPLRGKLLRDLITGVLSKDDAAKQLQQMNMKHLLEVPVCVALLHLSDEYGGFMIDPQIIEGLETLIGSEIEGAPGTEWVKIDANRQALLLFEPDDIDVPAMLQRIIHEVHRAYPIRLTIALGGKEDSVEDAVMSYHSALRVMEQLMPMNRKHLLTEQDLEKAGVTGFYYPLDLEKNLINAAVSGNEHEVRHILQSLVSRFDFDHIDRSSFHQFMYAMQSTVYRIAQQLNSSMEELFQEDAPIKQLEQCQSSEQLIDSLMLVFVQVFEMAEQKSKSLDHLLTDSMLQFVHTQYVRDISLQDLAQHVKMSPNYISFMFKANVGQNFKDYLNSYRVAQAKLLMEEGGYTVNDIAARVGCNNTNTFIRIFKKEEGLSPGQFIARKFRQAE; encoded by the coding sequence ATGCGATTACGCGGACTTTACTTGATAAAACTGGTGCTATCTTGCCTGCTGATCGCGGTGTTCTGCGGCGGGGTCGCTTCGATTTATTACTATATCGAAAGCAATCAGCTCATGAACAAGGAGCTGAAGCAGCGGCATGAAGGCATGCTGGAGCAAGTGAGGGACAATATCGACTTTAAGCTGGAGAACGCCATCCAATCGATATTTACGTTGAAATCGTCTTCCGAGCTGCTTAACTATTCGCGCAGCGACGGCGAAGATGCTTATGTGAACACGCAGGTATATAACCGTCTGCGGGCACATTTCGCGGTGTTTTCTCGCCTTGGCTATGAGATTGATGTGTTAAGGCGCGGCGCGCAAACGGTCATTACGCCGGAGAATACGGTCGGCGTCGACAACTATTTGGCGGAGCGCGGACTCGACGCGAATGTCGTGCTGCAGAAGCTGTCCGCCATGACCATTAGCCAAACGCTTAACGTGTACAGCCTGCAGTCGTTCAAGACCGAATCGAAGGCGTCCGGCGACGACGAGGTCAATCTGGTCTTCATGCTGAAAGAGAACGGCGTCGTGAACGTCTATTACTTCGTTTCCTTTAAAAATACGACGTTGTTCCCGCAAGGCGGCAACGATTCCTACTCGTTGTCCATCGGGGATGAACAGCTTGTCAGCAAAGGACCGTGGTCGGCCGCCGATGCGGGCTCCGTCTCGAGCAATACCTACGCGCTCGCTTCAAAGCGGCTTCCGGAATGGAAGGTGTCTTATCTGCCGGAGGTCCCTGTTTCCTCCGCGGAAGAGAAGCAGCTGAAGACCAAGTCTGTATTGGTTGCGCTCATCACGATTGTCGTGGGGGCGGTATTTGCCATCATGATCGCCTATATGACCTATCGTCCCGTGCGGCGCACGCTTCGCCAGGTGATCGGGGATTCCTTGAACGAGCAGTCGTCGATTGCCGATTCGCAGGATGAATTCGGCATGATCCGGAACATTACGAGCACGATCCGCCGCAGCAACCAGGAGCTGAGCACGGAGCTGCACCGCTACCGCGAGCCGCTGCGAGGCAAGCTGCTGCGCGATTTGATTACCGGCGTGCTGTCCAAGGACGACGCGGCCAAGCAGCTGCAGCAGATGAACATGAAGCATTTGCTGGAGGTGCCCGTATGCGTCGCGCTGCTGCACCTGTCGGACGAATACGGCGGTTTCATGATCGATCCGCAAATTATCGAAGGGCTCGAGACGCTGATCGGCAGCGAAATCGAAGGCGCGCCCGGCACCGAATGGGTCAAGATCGACGCCAATCGTCAAGCGCTGCTGCTGTTCGAACCGGATGACATCGACGTTCCGGCGATGCTGCAGCGGATCATTCATGAGGTGCACCGCGCTTACCCGATTCGCCTGACGATCGCTCTCGGCGGCAAAGAGGATAGCGTGGAAGATGCGGTCATGTCTTATCACTCCGCGCTGCGGGTCATGGAGCAGCTGATGCCGATGAACCGCAAGCATTTGCTGACGGAGCAGGACTTGGAGAAGGCGGGCGTCACGGGCTTCTACTATCCGCTCGATTTGGAGAAAAACCTCATTAACGCGGCCGTATCGGGCAACGAGCACGAGGTGCGGCATATTTTGCAAAGCTTGGTGAGCCGATTCGATTTCGATCACATCGACCGCAGCTCGTTCCATCAGTTCATGTATGCGATGCAGTCGACCGTGTACCGGATCGCCCAGCAGCTGAATAGCTCGATGGAGGAGCTGTTCCAGGAAGATGCGCCGATCAAGCAGCTGGAGCAGTGCCAAAGCAGCGAGCAGCTGATCGATTCTCTTATGCTTGTATTCGTGCAAGTGTTCGAGATGGCGGAGCAGAAGAGCAAGTCGCTCGACCATTTGCTCACCGACAGCATGCTGCAATTCGTCCATACCCAGTATGTGCGGGATATTTCGCTGCAGGATTTGGCCCAGCACGTGAAAATGTCGCCCAACTACATCAGCTTCATGTTTAAGGCGAACGTCGGGCAGAACTTCAAGGACTACTTGAATTCCTATCGCGTCGCGCAAGCCAAGCTCCTCATGGAGGAGGGCGGCTACACGGTGAACGACATTGCCGCGCGGGTCGGCTGCAATAATACGAATACGTTTATTCGGATATTCAAAAAGGAAGAGGGGCTGTCGCCGGGGCAATTCATTGCCCGCAAATTCCGGCAGGCGGAATAA
- a CDS encoding extracellular solute-binding protein codes for MKTRKWLTILTCTALLASLVSACSKNNNTTSGETENQTNASSNAANATEAEKTNAANAPAEETLAGSLISKDPLQLTIHMHYGNRWAFDDNWSVFKEAAKLTNVSLHGTTPTTGTDSYEMANLMLASGELPDIIHGFHDWMKQQGPEGVLIDLKDLINQYAPNIKAMMDADPGIEKYARASDGKMYFIPSVVPQDNIVAKGWMIRQDWLDKLQLPVPQTYQDYYNTLKAFKEKDPNGNGKADEVPYMSRNTGGVQDLLIFWDADYGWQLRDGKVAWGPAEQQFKDALTNIAKWYKEGLIDKEIFTRGPQAREELFGANVGGSTHDFMQSTTKFNESIAEQVPGFQMQPIAPPANINGQHVEETKNSTYLLHGWGISSKSEHPVEAIKYFDFWYGKEGELLANYGVKDDTYTTDASGSIDLTPKVKEGNLLENLNLVGAQLEYPHTVDPTFSRFQNTPIVNEAFKMYSEGNYPREQFPVLTYLEDEQKRYDEILGAINTYVNEMFQKWVMGNQPVDDKSFDAFVGKMKEMGLDEMVQIQQAAYDRYVK; via the coding sequence TTGAAAACACGCAAATGGTTGACAATTCTTACCTGTACGGCTTTGCTTGCCAGTTTAGTAAGCGCTTGCTCGAAGAACAACAATACAACGAGCGGCGAAACCGAGAACCAAACGAACGCGTCCTCCAACGCGGCGAACGCAACCGAAGCCGAGAAGACAAATGCGGCAAACGCACCGGCTGAAGAAACGCTTGCAGGCAGCCTGATTTCGAAAGATCCGCTTCAATTGACGATTCATATGCACTACGGCAACCGTTGGGCGTTCGACGACAACTGGTCCGTCTTCAAGGAAGCCGCGAAGCTGACGAACGTTTCTCTGCACGGCACGACGCCGACAACGGGAACGGACAGCTACGAGATGGCGAACCTCATGCTTGCATCCGGCGAGCTGCCGGACATCATTCACGGTTTCCATGATTGGATGAAGCAGCAAGGTCCGGAAGGCGTGCTGATCGACCTGAAGGATCTCATCAACCAGTACGCGCCGAACATCAAAGCGATGATGGATGCGGATCCGGGCATCGAGAAATACGCTCGCGCTTCGGACGGCAAAATGTACTTCATTCCATCCGTCGTGCCGCAGGACAACATCGTCGCGAAGGGCTGGATGATCCGTCAGGACTGGCTGGATAAGCTGCAGCTGCCGGTTCCGCAAACGTACCAAGACTACTACAACACGCTTAAGGCGTTTAAAGAGAAAGACCCGAACGGCAACGGCAAAGCCGACGAAGTGCCGTACATGAGCCGGAACACGGGCGGCGTACAGGATTTGCTGATCTTCTGGGACGCGGACTACGGCTGGCAGCTGCGCGACGGCAAAGTCGCATGGGGCCCTGCCGAACAGCAGTTCAAAGACGCGTTAACGAATATTGCGAAGTGGTATAAAGAAGGTCTGATCGACAAAGAAATTTTCACCCGCGGCCCGCAAGCGAGGGAAGAGCTGTTCGGCGCGAACGTCGGCGGCTCGACGCACGACTTCATGCAAAGCACGACGAAGTTCAATGAGTCGATCGCAGAGCAAGTGCCGGGCTTCCAAATGCAGCCGATCGCGCCTCCCGCGAACATCAACGGCCAGCACGTCGAAGAAACGAAGAACTCCACGTACCTGCTGCACGGCTGGGGCATCAGCTCGAAGAGCGAGCATCCGGTCGAAGCGATCAAATACTTCGATTTCTGGTACGGCAAAGAAGGCGAGCTGCTTGCGAACTACGGCGTGAAGGACGACACGTATACGACCGACGCCAGCGGCAGCATCGATCTGACGCCGAAGGTGAAGGAGGGCAACCTGCTTGAGAACTTGAATCTGGTCGGCGCGCAGCTGGAATACCCGCATACGGTCGATCCGACGTTCAGCCGTTTCCAAAACACGCCGATCGTTAACGAAGCGTTCAAGATGTACTCGGAAGGCAACTATCCGAGAGAGCAATTCCCGGTTCTGACTTACTTGGAAGACGAACAAAAACGGTACGACGAGATTCTCGGCGCGATCAACACGTACGTTAACGAAATGTTCCAAAAATGGGTCATGGGCAATCAGCCTGTAGACGACAAGTCCTTCGACGCTTTCGTCGGCAAGATGAAAGAGATGGGGCTTGACGAAATGGTTCAAATTCAACAAGCGGCTTATGACCGATATGTAAAATAA
- a CDS encoding carbohydrate ABC transporter permease, whose translation MSSQKKKELFPYFNAILLGVLALCCLYPFIYVLSASFSSSDSVQAGRVWLWPVEANLESYAKVFEQKQIWVSYGNTLFYTIAGTALNLVLTIMGAYPLSKRRLAGRTAIGFFIAFTILFGAGLIPSYLNYKDLGLMDSRWAILFGGAVSAMNLIILRTFLQEIPEELEESAKIDGAHDWRILWQVYLPLSRPALATIGLFYAVGHWNSYFMAMILLRSESKIPLQVYLNKIIVQLQVPEEIKKTMDVMPYSPETVIYATIIVAIVPIILVYPMIQKHFVKGVMIGSLKG comes from the coding sequence ATGAGTAGTCAGAAAAAAAAGGAATTGTTCCCATACTTTAACGCTATTCTGCTCGGTGTGCTGGCTCTATGCTGTTTGTATCCATTCATTTATGTGCTGTCCGCATCGTTCAGTTCGTCGGACAGCGTGCAGGCCGGCAGAGTTTGGCTGTGGCCGGTCGAAGCGAATCTCGAATCGTATGCGAAAGTGTTCGAGCAAAAGCAAATCTGGGTGTCTTACGGCAACACGCTCTTCTATACCATCGCAGGTACGGCGCTCAATCTGGTGCTGACCATCATGGGTGCCTATCCGTTGTCCAAGCGGAGATTGGCCGGACGTACCGCGATCGGATTTTTCATAGCCTTTACGATTTTGTTCGGGGCGGGATTAATCCCTTCCTATTTGAACTATAAGGATCTTGGACTGATGGACAGCCGGTGGGCGATCCTGTTCGGCGGCGCGGTATCGGCCATGAACCTGATTATTCTGCGGACGTTTCTCCAGGAAATACCGGAGGAGCTCGAAGAATCCGCGAAGATTGACGGCGCGCATGATTGGCGCATCCTGTGGCAGGTGTACCTGCCGCTATCCAGACCGGCGCTCGCGACAATCGGGTTGTTCTATGCGGTCGGCCACTGGAACTCTTACTTTATGGCCATGATTCTTCTGCGGTCGGAAAGCAAAATTCCGCTCCAGGTGTATTTGAACAAAATCATCGTCCAGCTCCAGGTTCCCGAGGAGATCAAGAAGACGATGGACGTCATGCCGTATTCGCCGGAAACGGTCATCTATGCCACGATTATCGTCGCGATCGTTCCGATTATTCTGGTGTACCCGATGATTCAGAAGCATTTCGTGAAGGGCGTCATGATCGGGTCCTTGAAAGGCTAG
- a CDS encoding ABC transporter permease: MRTEAMLEGSAKTAPGHNGGTTRRTLAGKVIFHLRRDLLLYLMLIPVLAYYVIFVYKPMGGLAIAFQDYSLFKGIRGSEWVGFENFERFFRSPYFFRNLKNTVLMNVCQTLFAFPAPIILALMLNEVRNYAYKRWIQTLTYLPYFVSVVVVAGIVTNFLAPTNGFINIVLDKLGFDKIYFLTLPEMFRPIYIISFDIWQNIGIGAIIYIAALAGINPELYEAAGMDGAGRWRKMWNISLPGIMPTVLILLLLNISNFIQVGHEAIILLYQPVTYETADVFSTYAYRTGLAQGNYDLGAAVGLFTNTVGLVLVVIANWVSRRFAGNGLW; the protein is encoded by the coding sequence TTGAGAACAGAGGCCATGCTGGAGGGATCGGCGAAGACCGCACCCGGGCACAACGGCGGGACAACTAGACGGACATTGGCGGGGAAAGTCATCTTTCATCTAAGAAGAGACCTCCTGCTGTATCTCATGTTGATACCTGTATTGGCGTACTACGTCATTTTCGTTTATAAGCCGATGGGCGGCTTGGCGATCGCGTTTCAAGACTATTCATTGTTTAAAGGAATCCGGGGCAGCGAGTGGGTCGGATTTGAAAATTTCGAACGGTTTTTCCGCAGCCCGTATTTTTTCCGGAATTTGAAAAACACGGTGCTCATGAATGTGTGCCAGACGCTGTTCGCTTTTCCGGCGCCGATTATTTTGGCCCTGATGCTGAATGAGGTGAGGAATTACGCGTACAAGCGATGGATTCAGACGCTGACGTATCTGCCGTACTTCGTCTCCGTCGTCGTCGTGGCGGGAATCGTAACGAATTTCCTGGCTCCGACGAACGGCTTCATCAATATCGTGCTGGATAAGCTCGGCTTTGACAAAATCTATTTTCTGACACTGCCTGAAATGTTCCGGCCGATCTACATCATTTCGTTCGACATCTGGCAGAACATCGGAATCGGAGCGATCATCTACATCGCCGCTTTGGCCGGGATCAACCCGGAGCTGTACGAGGCGGCTGGGATGGACGGAGCGGGACGCTGGCGGAAGATGTGGAACATCAGCCTTCCCGGCATTATGCCGACAGTGCTTATATTGCTGCTCCTCAACATCAGCAATTTCATCCAGGTTGGACACGAAGCGATTATTTTGCTCTATCAGCCGGTGACGTACGAGACGGCGGACGTGTTCAGCACCTACGCTTATCGGACGGGGTTAGCGCAAGGCAACTACGATCTTGGCGCGGCGGTAGGCTTGTTCACGAATACGGTCGGTCTGGTGCTGGTCGTCATTGCGAACTGGGTTAGCAGAAGATTCGCGGGTAACGGATTATGGTAG
- a CDS encoding alpha-L-rhamnosidase-related protein — protein MEDRKNWQAKWIWRKELAHARGHELVYFRRSFAVPEEGGKLVVHVSADSRYRLYLNGEPVSVGPCKGDAHTHYYETVDLSDKLLPGTPNALAAKVLHYGGTSPWRMAEHGPVSVWRSEAGGFLLEGALTAESGELIERLDTDGSWRCLKDEGYDYVPVPMMQWAGGLESVDGAKQPQGWETAAYDDGGWPAAVPFYDVRNDWGELSPWSLEPRPIPPLYERTSGFRSIAYAEGAAEAALQSLLGPAAATGGSLQLAPNSRMVVELDAGQLTTGYIRLELAGGQGALIRILCAECYEPEISARGKRVKGIRNQREGGKLMGEYDSYRVAGTGAFTKDGLQPEAYEPFWFRTFRYVRLEIETGPKALALTGIGYRETGYPLEVESEFDCSDPDFKTMWTMGIRTLQLCMHETYEDCPYYEQLQYTKDTRLMMRYQYGISTDDRLAKRAMFDFHSSQLPSGMLQCRTPSMFTHIIPAFSFDWIYMLQEHFAYFGDLQLIRRYRPTVIALLDWFERARTAEGLVGGMPPRYWTHFDWVNEWPGGSPPLPKDRPMTLHSLMYAAALNAAAELMQQSGWTELAAEYRDKAADVNAAVIRTCWSEKRQLFEDAPGSGSFSQHPQVWAVLSGLTEGDAARQLLQRSLHDESLPVISLPMTYQLLQALNAAGLYDELGPAYWERWRKFIGLELTTFPEEDIVGPRSDCHGWSALPLSEFTSRILGVAPGAPGFETIAVRPTLGKLAWARGKVATVKGPVSVEWHLQDERFTISVDGPSVPIELALPDGTTAAFIGKGQYSCGISKTSDHLHS, from the coding sequence ATGGAAGATCGGAAGAATTGGCAGGCGAAATGGATTTGGCGCAAGGAGCTGGCGCATGCGCGCGGTCACGAGCTCGTTTATTTCCGGCGCAGCTTCGCGGTGCCCGAAGAGGGCGGCAAGCTGGTCGTGCATGTGTCGGCCGACAGCCGATACCGGCTGTACTTGAACGGGGAGCCCGTATCGGTCGGCCCATGCAAGGGCGATGCCCATACGCATTATTACGAAACGGTCGACCTCAGCGACAAGCTGCTGCCCGGTACGCCAAACGCGCTCGCGGCAAAGGTGCTGCATTACGGAGGCACGAGCCCGTGGCGAATGGCGGAGCACGGCCCCGTATCGGTATGGCGCTCGGAAGCCGGCGGCTTTCTGCTCGAAGGCGCGCTCACTGCCGAAAGCGGCGAGCTTATCGAGCGGCTGGATACGGACGGCAGCTGGCGCTGCTTGAAGGACGAAGGCTACGACTATGTGCCGGTGCCGATGATGCAATGGGCCGGCGGCTTGGAAAGCGTCGACGGCGCGAAGCAGCCGCAAGGCTGGGAAACGGCGGCCTACGACGACGGGGGCTGGCCGGCGGCGGTTCCGTTCTACGACGTGCGCAACGATTGGGGCGAATTGTCGCCGTGGTCGCTGGAGCCGCGGCCGATCCCGCCGCTCTACGAACGGACGAGCGGCTTCCGAAGCATCGCTTATGCCGAAGGCGCTGCAGAAGCGGCGCTCCAGTCTCTGCTCGGCCCAGCGGCTGCAACCGGCGGCAGCCTGCAGCTCGCGCCGAACAGCCGCATGGTCGTCGAGCTTGACGCCGGCCAGCTGACAACCGGCTACATCCGGCTCGAGCTGGCCGGCGGGCAAGGAGCGCTCATCCGGATCTTGTGCGCGGAATGCTACGAGCCGGAGATTTCCGCGCGCGGCAAGCGGGTCAAGGGCATCCGCAATCAGCGCGAAGGCGGCAAGCTGATGGGCGAATACGACAGTTACCGCGTCGCCGGAACAGGCGCCTTCACCAAGGACGGCCTGCAGCCGGAAGCCTACGAGCCGTTCTGGTTCCGCACGTTTCGGTACGTCCGGCTGGAAATCGAAACCGGGCCGAAGGCGCTCGCGCTGACCGGCATCGGTTACCGGGAAACGGGCTACCCGCTGGAGGTCGAGAGCGAATTCGACTGCTCCGATCCCGATTTCAAGACGATGTGGACGATGGGCATTCGCACGCTTCAGCTCTGCATGCACGAAACGTACGAGGATTGCCCGTATTACGAGCAGCTTCAATATACGAAGGATACGCGCCTCATGATGCGCTATCAATACGGCATTAGCACGGACGACCGGCTGGCGAAGCGGGCGATGTTCGATTTCCACAGCTCGCAGCTCCCGAGCGGCATGCTGCAGTGCCGGACGCCGTCCATGTTCACGCATATTATCCCGGCGTTCTCGTTCGATTGGATCTATATGCTGCAGGAGCATTTCGCTTACTTCGGCGATCTTCAGCTAATCCGCCGTTATCGCCCGACCGTCATCGCGCTGCTGGATTGGTTCGAGCGCGCGCGGACGGCGGAAGGTCTCGTCGGCGGCATGCCGCCGCGGTATTGGACCCATTTCGACTGGGTGAACGAATGGCCGGGCGGATCGCCGCCGCTGCCGAAGGATCGGCCGATGACGCTGCACAGCCTCATGTACGCCGCGGCGCTAAACGCGGCCGCGGAACTGATGCAGCAGTCCGGCTGGACCGAGCTGGCCGCAGAGTACCGCGACAAAGCAGCCGACGTGAACGCGGCCGTCATCCGGACCTGCTGGTCGGAGAAGCGGCAGCTGTTCGAGGACGCGCCGGGCAGCGGCAGCTTCAGCCAGCATCCGCAAGTATGGGCCGTCCTGTCCGGCTTGACCGAAGGGGATGCAGCCCGGCAGCTGCTCCAGCGTTCGCTCCATGACGAGAGCCTGCCCGTCATCTCGCTGCCGATGACGTACCAGCTGCTGCAGGCATTAAACGCCGCCGGTTTGTACGACGAGCTGGGCCCGGCCTATTGGGAGCGCTGGCGCAAATTTATCGGTCTGGAGCTGACGACCTTCCCCGAGGAAGATATCGTCGGACCGCGAAGCGACTGCCATGGCTGGAGCGCGCTGCCGCTGTCGGAATTCACGTCCCGCATCCTGGGCGTAGCGCCGGGGGCGCCGGGCTTCGAAACAATCGCCGTTCGTCCGACCCTCGGCAAGCTGGCATGGGCGAGAGGAAAAGTCGCGACGGTGAAGGGACCGGTGTCCGTCGAGTGGCATCTGCAAGACGAGCGATTCACCATTAGCGTCGATGGACCAAGCGTTCCGATCGAGCTCGCGCTGCCGGACGGCACGACCGCCGCGTTCATCGGAAAAGGCCAGTATTCATGCGGAATTTCGAAAACTTCCGATCATCTTCATTCGTAA